One genomic segment of Suttonella sp. R2A3 includes these proteins:
- a CDS encoding cation:dicarboxylate symporter family transporter yields MTVLWLLAFTALLYGLARWHRGSASLSRVVLVGLVLGLAYGWLLATVHSDAKLALDWINIVGNGYVSLLKMIAMPLVFISILAAVAKVERASMIGTISFLVIAVLLATTAIAALDGAIIANLFGLDASSLVAGDAEIARGQSMLARQGEVANLTIPSLLQSFIPNNITATFAGLSDTAMISAVLIASLIGIAALQVKKRDAEQGARIVAAIDTLQHWVMALVRLVIALTPYGVAALMVKVMVVTDATAIWQLAKFLLASYVALAIMLGVHALILLLAGRSPLEFFRKAWPVLTFAFTSRSSAATIPLNIDAQIRSLKVAPTIANFSASFGATIGQNGCAGVYPAMLAMMIAPTMGIDPWSISFIASVVAVSVIASFGVAGVGGGATFAAIIVLSTLGLPIELAGLLISIEPLIDMMRTAVNVNGAMTAGVVTQQVLGRQVTQQPEAVEGQSA; encoded by the coding sequence ATGACAGTTTTGTGGTTGTTGGCTTTTACGGCATTACTTTATGGTTTGGCGCGTTGGCATCGTGGCTCGGCTTCTTTGAGTCGTGTGGTGTTGGTTGGTTTGGTTTTGGGCTTGGCTTATGGCTGGTTATTGGCCACCGTACATAGCGATGCCAAACTCGCGCTTGATTGGATCAATATTGTCGGTAATGGCTACGTCAGTTTGCTGAAAATGATTGCCATGCCATTGGTGTTTATTTCTATTTTAGCCGCGGTTGCTAAAGTAGAACGTGCTTCGATGATTGGCACCATCAGCTTTCTTGTGATTGCTGTCTTGCTCGCAACCACTGCTATTGCGGCATTAGATGGTGCGATTATTGCCAATCTATTTGGTTTGGATGCTTCATCTTTAGTCGCCGGCGATGCGGAGATTGCTCGTGGACAAAGTATGCTTGCGCGCCAAGGTGAGGTGGCAAACCTAACCATCCCGAGCCTCTTACAAAGCTTTATTCCCAACAATATTACCGCAACGTTTGCTGGGTTAAGCGATACAGCGATGATTTCTGCGGTACTGATTGCCTCTTTAATAGGGATCGCGGCGCTACAGGTTAAAAAACGTGATGCTGAGCAGGGCGCGCGCATTGTTGCCGCGATTGATACTTTACAACATTGGGTGATGGCATTGGTGCGCCTGGTGATTGCGCTGACTCCGTATGGTGTGGCTGCGCTGATGGTGAAAGTGATGGTGGTCACCGATGCCACAGCGATCTGGCAGCTGGCTAAATTCTTGCTCGCCTCGTATGTGGCTTTAGCGATTATGCTGGGTGTTCATGCGCTGATTTTGTTATTGGCTGGCCGTTCACCGCTTGAGTTTTTCCGTAAAGCCTGGCCGGTACTCACTTTTGCGTTTACCTCGCGTAGTTCAGCCGCCACGATTCCGCTGAATATTGATGCGCAGATTCGCTCGCTCAAAGTTGCGCCAACGATTGCCAATTTCTCTGCGTCTTTTGGCGCAACGATTGGTCAAAATGGCTGTGCGGGAGTGTATCCGGCGATGTTAGCGATGATGATCGCGCCAACAATGGGCATTGATCCTTGGTCGATTTCCTTTATTGCCTCAGTGGTAGCAGTGTCGGTGATTGCGTCATTTGGTGTGGCTGGTGTTGGCGGCGGCGCGACCTTTGCCGCGATTATTGTTCTTTCAACGCTGGGCTTGCCGATTGAGCTGGCAGGCCTGTTGATTTCTATTGAGCCACTGATTGATATGATGCGTACGGCGGTTAATGTGAATGGTGCGATGACCGCAGGGGTGGTCACGCAGCAAGTATTGGGTCGTCAGGTTACTCAGCAGCCAGAAGCAGTTGAAGGCCAAAGTGCTTAA
- a CDS encoding nicotinate phosphoribosyltransferase: MPNHHGALLLDFYELTMANSYFEQGREKEHACFDYYFRRVPDDGGYAIFAGLQQVLDYAQNLRFNDADIEFLRQKGAFSEGFLNYLRNFRFSGDIYAFAEGSVVFPTEPLLSVYAPLIECQLLETFFLLSLNHQSLIATKAARIVSVAGGRPVLEFGARRAHGGDAAMLGARAAYIGGASGTATTLAEQRYGIPSLGTMAHSYVQSYASEYEAFAAYAQTCPENTVLLVDTYNTLKSGIPNAIKVHEEFLAPNGHSLKGIRIDSGDLTYLSQRARDMLDAAGLTETKITVSNSLDEYVIKDLVNQGAAIDAFGVGERLITARSEPVFGGVYKIVAQERDGKMEPRIKISENVIKTTTPGFKQVYRLYDEANMAIADLVTLRDEEVDGSEPYRLFDPEHTWKHKMIKDFTLQARLNPVIVQGERIDEQPDLAQIRAHTQAELARIWPEVQRLENPHGYYVDLSKPLWQLKQDLISEYSRW, translated from the coding sequence ATGCCAAACCATCATGGGGCGTTATTGCTCGATTTTTATGAGTTGACCATGGCCAATAGCTATTTCGAGCAAGGCCGTGAAAAAGAGCACGCATGCTTCGATTATTATTTTCGCCGTGTGCCTGATGATGGTGGGTATGCAATTTTTGCCGGCTTGCAACAAGTCCTTGATTACGCACAGAACCTGCGATTTAACGATGCAGATATCGAATTTTTACGTCAAAAGGGCGCCTTTAGCGAAGGATTTCTTAACTATCTGCGCAACTTTCGCTTTAGTGGTGATATTTATGCCTTTGCTGAAGGATCGGTGGTTTTCCCAACTGAGCCGTTGTTAAGCGTTTATGCGCCGTTGATTGAATGCCAGTTGTTAGAAACCTTTTTCTTGTTGAGCTTAAACCATCAATCCTTAATTGCGACAAAAGCTGCGCGAATTGTTAGCGTTGCGGGAGGGCGACCGGTGCTCGAGTTTGGTGCGCGTCGTGCCCATGGTGGCGATGCGGCGATGCTTGGTGCGCGCGCTGCTTATATTGGTGGCGCGTCTGGGACAGCCACCACGCTCGCTGAACAACGCTATGGTATTCCTTCATTAGGCACAATGGCGCACAGCTATGTGCAAAGCTATGCCAGTGAATACGAAGCATTCGCCGCTTATGCGCAGACGTGTCCGGAAAATACCGTGTTGCTGGTTGATACGTATAACACCTTAAAATCCGGTATCCCTAATGCGATCAAAGTCCATGAGGAATTTCTTGCGCCAAACGGACATTCGCTTAAAGGGATTCGGATTGATAGTGGCGATTTAACCTATCTCAGTCAGCGCGCTCGTGACATGCTCGATGCCGCAGGGCTAACCGAGACGAAGATTACGGTCTCTAATTCCTTAGACGAATACGTGATAAAAGATCTGGTCAATCAAGGCGCGGCGATTGACGCCTTTGGGGTCGGTGAGCGTTTGATTACCGCCCGTAGCGAGCCAGTTTTTGGCGGGGTGTATAAAATTGTCGCCCAAGAACGTGACGGCAAGATGGAGCCACGGATTAAAATCAGTGAGAATGTGATTAAAACGACCACACCTGGCTTTAAGCAAGTCTATCGACTGTATGATGAGGCCAATATGGCGATTGCTGATTTGGTGACTTTGCGCGATGAGGAAGTTGATGGTAGCGAGCCATACCGATTATTTGACCCTGAGCACACTTGGAAGCACAAAATGATCAAAGATTTTACCCTACAAGCACGTCTTAACCCAGTGATTGTCCAAGGGGAGCGGATCGATGAGCAACCTGATTTAGCTCAAATTCGTGCGCACACACAGGCGGAATTAGCGCGCATCTGGCCAGAAGTGCAACGCTTGGAAAACCCACACGGCTACTATGTCGATTTATCAAAACCGCTGTGGCAGCTCAAACAAGATCTCATCAGTGAATACAGTCGGTGGTAG
- the acs gene encoding acetate--CoA ligase translates to MADLKQCYDVPEAAAEHAHIDAASYDKLYAYSIENPDAFWAEQAEKRLSWYKKWDSVHNSDLNVGRIRWFEGAELNVAYNCIDRHLDERGKQTAFIFEHNQPGKSYRVSYRELHTQVCKFANVLKSMGVKKGDRVCIYLPMIEEAAVAMLGCARIGAVHSVVFGGFSPDALASRIDDAQAKVVVTSDAGYRGDKFTHVKRSVDQALRKTDIVEHVIVVQVNKEEIYWQQGRDVWYHDVMRDASADCPCEPMDAEDPLFILYTSGSTGTPKGVLHTTGGYLLYAATTFDYTFDYHDGEVYWCTADVGWITGHSYCVYGPLANGATSLIFGGVPNYPDPSRFWQVVDEHRVNLFYTAPTAIRALMREGNDFVEKTDRSSLRVLGTVGEPINPEAWHWYYEVVGDARCQIVDTWWQTENGGHMITPLPGATPLKPGSAGKPFFGVQPAIFDQEGNELEGKAEGVLVIKQDWPGMMRTVWGDHERFMQTYLSTYPGTYFTGDGARRDEDGYYWITGRVDDVLNVSGHRLGTAEIESALVLHNAVAEAAIVGYPHDIKGQGIYAYVTLMNDAEPSDALKNELVKFVRKEMGPIVSLDVVQWAPSLPKTRSGKIMRRILRKIAANEIDSLGDTSTLAEPQVVEDLIENRANR, encoded by the coding sequence ATGGCAGATTTGAAGCAATGTTATGACGTGCCGGAAGCGGCTGCTGAACATGCACATATTGATGCGGCAAGCTACGACAAGCTATACGCCTATTCTATTGAGAATCCCGATGCGTTTTGGGCTGAACAAGCAGAAAAACGGCTTAGCTGGTATAAAAAATGGGATAGTGTTCATAACAGTGATTTGAATGTTGGCCGTATTCGCTGGTTTGAAGGCGCAGAATTGAACGTTGCTTATAACTGTATTGATCGCCATTTGGATGAACGTGGTAAACAAACCGCGTTTATTTTTGAACACAACCAACCGGGTAAATCGTATCGTGTGAGCTATCGTGAACTACATACTCAGGTATGTAAGTTTGCCAACGTTCTAAAAAGTATGGGCGTTAAAAAAGGCGATCGAGTATGTATTTATCTGCCGATGATCGAAGAAGCGGCGGTTGCGATGCTCGGTTGTGCACGTATTGGTGCGGTGCATTCTGTTGTATTTGGGGGCTTCTCACCAGACGCGCTGGCCAGTCGTATTGACGATGCGCAGGCGAAAGTGGTGGTGACGTCTGATGCGGGGTATCGTGGCGATAAATTTACCCACGTTAAGCGCAGCGTTGATCAGGCATTACGTAAAACCGACATTGTTGAACATGTGATTGTCGTGCAGGTCAACAAAGAAGAGATCTATTGGCAGCAGGGGCGCGATGTGTGGTATCACGATGTGATGCGTGATGCGTCTGCCGATTGTCCGTGTGAGCCGATGGATGCTGAAGATCCATTGTTTATTCTCTATACCTCTGGTTCAACCGGCACACCAAAAGGGGTGCTGCATACCACCGGTGGTTATTTGCTTTATGCCGCAACAACCTTTGATTACACCTTTGACTATCATGATGGTGAGGTGTACTGGTGTACGGCGGATGTGGGCTGGATTACTGGCCACAGCTACTGTGTTTATGGACCGCTCGCGAATGGCGCAACCTCGCTGATCTTTGGGGGCGTACCAAACTATCCAGATCCTAGTCGTTTTTGGCAGGTGGTTGATGAGCACCGAGTCAATTTATTCTATACAGCGCCAACCGCGATTCGTGCCTTGATGCGTGAAGGTAATGACTTTGTTGAAAAAACCGATCGTAGCTCTTTGCGTGTGCTTGGTACGGTTGGTGAACCGATCAACCCTGAAGCCTGGCATTGGTATTATGAAGTCGTTGGTGATGCGCGTTGTCAGATTGTTGACACCTGGTGGCAAACGGAAAATGGTGGCCATATGATCACCCCATTACCTGGTGCGACACCGCTTAAGCCGGGTTCGGCCGGTAAACCATTCTTCGGGGTGCAGCCCGCGATCTTTGATCAAGAAGGGAACGAGCTCGAAGGTAAAGCAGAAGGGGTGTTGGTCATCAAACAAGATTGGCCGGGGATGATGCGCACCGTATGGGGCGATCACGAGCGCTTTATGCAAACCTATTTAAGCACCTACCCTGGAACGTATTTCACAGGCGATGGCGCGCGTCGCGATGAAGACGGCTATTATTGGATTACCGGACGTGTGGATGATGTGCTTAACGTGTCGGGTCACCGTCTTGGAACAGCCGAGATCGAAAGCGCTTTGGTGTTGCATAATGCGGTAGCAGAAGCGGCAATTGTTGGGTATCCACATGATATTAAGGGGCAGGGTATTTACGCCTATGTCACGCTGATGAATGATGCCGAGCCTTCTGATGCACTGAAAAACGAATTGGTGAAATTCGTGCGTAAAGAAATGGGGCCAATTGTCAGCTTGGATGTCGTCCAATGGGCGCCATCGCTGCCGAAAACCCGCTCAGGGAAAATCATGCGCCGTATTTTGCGTAAAATCGCCGCGAATGAAATTGATTCATTAGGTGATACCTCAACTCTTGCAGAACCGCAGGTGGTTGAAGATCTCATAGAGAATCGAGCGAATCGCTAA
- a CDS encoding alpha-2-macroglobulin, giving the protein MKRWLLLLVAVLSTPITIGAPAWDDATLEKSKQQVADEINQAIAGENPWEVAGIDVIEFYNIRRMMRFAHSPQRYANLNNNSEVFVEIIDGLDFWSSQERIPYLYQLQQSTSGAAYVKNSFLLYENILRADEDNAPYVFAGLRQLQKHPQWDNDHDEDRYNELFRNYGFYLDDVDVDRSQDAPEICLRFSLTVRGKPAEFWKKSIRISPDITDSGRYQGDVLCYRGEYQTEYSLDLDSALQSTNLLELGREENRVVSSGNRDPMVRFAQRGKTLNLDGARNIAISSSNVDQVDVTLWLIPANNLANSDLTDALEDPEYYGKFHEWYYLNEHASKLFEGHFNVVGEPNSIITSNLSFDEMVPADQQRAGIYVLHINNGSDGYDSLQVIGFTASRYGMTAYRSDDGLWVEVRELSTTKPVKGQEVTLYGYNNAILGTAVTDSQGMAQFSRAQVQGEAGDRPSHVLAIDEQNLTYLNVRGGGFDLSDKGLGGAYDTSPLMHWSWIERGVYRPDDTLHALWLIKKDNLQPYTETPLWLKLRRPDGVVVESQALPANEFGRYSYEHTFSPAASQGEWSLELMLGKDGALISRDSVIVDAIVPRQIEASLDSEQTPHAHQPFMAQLQADWLYGAPAEGLLFSGDYRINATGLEDPAWQDWQIGLHDESVDPSWTDLDDGETNNEGQWSVAIDNLEIPMVSKPLYLTINGDVKPLSGQNIPVEYGAPITRDEPYIALKVDDKLASFAAVDDQGELQTAKLAVALYRLYYDYYWYRSNDRWYYQRNVTRETVKNWGVQLNPGEQEQLELPIDDGTYLLEALGETPAIAASIPISFGRWRSDNPQDTGPERITIESEQTHYQDGDKVKVRLQAPFDGLGSVHIASDEIIETEQVNFKDGVAELTIRWRDDWQRGIWLLASAWNQEQDAIGNHRAVGLLWLGDKLEAQTLAPKIYAPAEVDDPTQPFTVRVQVPDASSGTQVNIAVIDDGLYQLARDTFSDPLDAFFGKKWFNLAFYDVWGAVIQQVEAREAALRSGAGDEAADALAGANAALPDVDVDLISHWSGPMTVDSDGNVAFTIDLPQEFNGRLRIMAAAFNGEQAGYTQQTSTVKAPLVATIYTPRYVNEGDQGELSLRLHNTTGEEQSYGYTLISDGGMQFSHDPAMQNITLAADQRETLTFPYTVTTGSHDIDLTVDVSSEQRDYRLKRRVSLRPLSLPQRQQRYIALDGMVEELVSVADSAKISTQQLPWSSNELSDALTDYPYYCNEQISAKISGALLNLDDRESLNALIARLQNRQNYDGGFDLWGYSGSELPLSVFVTDMLWQSEKALERQSTTLTRSLDYLQLYTQRSNDNALIDSDVAYSHYVLARADYPNQGSLIRYSEQLSRPLPDTAASYELALALLAHGEENRALAVLGDVASGVDEASTPYFLNSLSYGLRTLMRLYELTDHPQIQSKSSVLDELLTRREQLARQLMSDLNRYSYYDTQSMAWMAQISALVQKNPLV; this is encoded by the coding sequence ATGAAACGTTGGTTATTATTGCTGGTTGCTGTGTTGAGTACACCAATAACAATAGGAGCGCCAGCTTGGGATGACGCGACACTCGAAAAATCCAAGCAGCAGGTGGCTGATGAAATCAACCAAGCGATTGCTGGGGAAAATCCATGGGAAGTTGCTGGTATTGATGTTATAGAGTTCTACAACATTCGCAGGATGATGCGCTTTGCCCATTCCCCACAGCGCTATGCTAATCTGAATAATAATTCAGAGGTATTCGTTGAAATTATTGATGGCTTGGATTTTTGGTCGTCTCAGGAACGTATCCCTTACCTCTATCAATTACAACAATCAACCAGTGGCGCTGCTTACGTCAAAAATAGTTTTTTATTGTATGAGAATATATTACGGGCAGACGAAGACAATGCACCCTATGTTTTTGCCGGATTAAGGCAGCTACAAAAACATCCACAGTGGGATAATGATCACGATGAAGATCGCTATAATGAGTTATTCCGCAATTATGGCTTTTATTTAGACGATGTTGACGTCGATCGCAGTCAGGATGCGCCGGAAATTTGTCTGCGATTTAGCTTAACTGTGCGCGGCAAGCCAGCCGAATTTTGGAAAAAATCTATTCGCATTTCCCCGGATATTACCGATAGTGGCCGTTATCAAGGTGACGTTTTGTGCTATCGAGGGGAATATCAAACCGAATATAGCTTAGACTTAGATAGCGCGCTGCAAAGTACGAACTTACTGGAATTAGGACGAGAAGAAAATCGGGTTGTCAGTAGCGGTAACCGAGATCCTATGGTTCGGTTTGCCCAGCGGGGGAAAACGCTTAACTTGGATGGTGCGCGTAATATTGCGATCAGCAGCAGCAATGTTGACCAGGTTGATGTGACATTATGGCTCATTCCTGCCAATAACCTGGCCAATTCTGACTTGACGGATGCCTTAGAAGACCCAGAGTATTATGGGAAGTTTCATGAATGGTATTATCTTAATGAACATGCCAGCAAGCTCTTCGAGGGGCATTTTAATGTTGTAGGTGAACCAAACAGTATCATCACCAGTAATTTGTCTTTTGACGAGATGGTTCCTGCCGATCAGCAGCGGGCCGGTATTTATGTGCTGCATATTAATAATGGCAGTGATGGCTATGATAGCTTACAGGTGATTGGTTTTACTGCCAGCCGTTATGGTATGACAGCGTATCGTAGTGATGATGGATTGTGGGTGGAAGTACGTGAATTAAGTACGACAAAACCAGTTAAAGGTCAAGAAGTTACGCTTTATGGGTATAACAATGCCATTCTTGGTACAGCGGTCACCGATAGCCAGGGTATGGCGCAATTTAGTCGTGCGCAAGTTCAAGGGGAGGCAGGCGACCGCCCAAGCCATGTGCTGGCGATTGATGAACAAAATCTGACCTATCTCAATGTTCGCGGTGGTGGTTTTGATTTATCGGATAAGGGGTTAGGTGGCGCTTATGATACTTCGCCACTGATGCATTGGAGTTGGATTGAGCGTGGCGTGTATCGACCTGATGATACCTTGCATGCCTTGTGGCTGATCAAAAAAGACAATCTGCAGCCTTACACAGAAACCCCATTATGGCTGAAATTACGTCGTCCTGATGGGGTGGTGGTTGAAAGCCAGGCGCTACCGGCAAATGAATTTGGCCGTTATAGCTATGAACACACCTTTAGTCCTGCGGCGAGTCAGGGTGAATGGTCATTAGAACTCATGTTGGGTAAAGATGGTGCGTTGATTAGTCGTGATAGCGTGATTGTTGATGCGATTGTGCCGCGGCAAATTGAGGCCAGCTTAGACAGCGAGCAAACGCCGCATGCCCATCAGCCATTCATGGCGCAATTGCAAGCAGATTGGTTATACGGTGCACCCGCTGAAGGGCTATTATTCAGTGGTGATTACCGTATTAATGCGACAGGTTTGGAAGATCCTGCGTGGCAGGATTGGCAAATTGGCTTGCATGATGAAAGTGTTGATCCGAGCTGGACAGATTTAGACGATGGGGAGACCAATAATGAAGGTCAGTGGTCGGTAGCGATTGATAATCTAGAGATACCTATGGTTTCCAAACCGCTGTATCTCACTATCAATGGAGACGTTAAGCCACTAAGCGGGCAGAATATTCCCGTTGAATATGGCGCACCAATTACTCGTGATGAGCCCTATATTGCGTTAAAGGTTGACGATAAGCTGGCCAGTTTTGCAGCGGTTGATGATCAAGGTGAATTACAAACAGCCAAGCTGGCGGTTGCTTTGTACCGACTCTACTACGACTATTATTGGTATCGTAGCAATGACCGTTGGTATTATCAGCGAAATGTCACGCGTGAAACGGTTAAAAACTGGGGCGTGCAACTCAATCCTGGGGAACAAGAGCAGTTAGAACTTCCCATTGATGATGGCACGTACTTGCTCGAAGCACTTGGCGAAACGCCAGCGATTGCCGCGAGTATCCCAATTAGCTTTGGACGTTGGCGGAGCGATAATCCACAAGATACTGGCCCTGAACGTATCACGATAGAAAGCGAACAAACACACTATCAGGATGGTGATAAGGTTAAAGTTCGCTTACAAGCACCATTTGATGGTCTAGGCAGCGTGCATATTGCCAGTGATGAGATTATCGAGACTGAGCAAGTGAACTTCAAAGATGGCGTGGCTGAGCTTACGATACGTTGGCGTGATGATTGGCAACGCGGCATTTGGTTGCTTGCCAGCGCTTGGAATCAAGAACAAGACGCGATTGGTAATCATCGTGCGGTAGGTTTATTGTGGCTTGGCGATAAGTTAGAAGCGCAAACACTAGCGCCTAAAATTTATGCACCTGCCGAGGTGGATGACCCAACCCAGCCATTTACAGTGCGTGTTCAGGTGCCCGATGCCTCAAGTGGCACGCAAGTTAATATTGCTGTGATCGATGATGGACTTTACCAACTTGCCCGCGATACTTTTAGCGATCCATTAGACGCCTTTTTTGGTAAGAAGTGGTTTAACCTTGCGTTTTATGATGTGTGGGGTGCTGTCATTCAGCAGGTTGAAGCGCGCGAAGCAGCCCTGCGCAGTGGGGCAGGCGATGAGGCAGCAGATGCACTCGCTGGTGCTAATGCGGCACTGCCAGATGTTGATGTTGATTTGATCAGTCATTGGTCGGGTCCGATGACGGTTGATAGCGATGGAAATGTGGCGTTCACCATCGACTTACCGCAAGAGTTTAATGGTCGTCTGCGCATTATGGCAGCCGCATTTAATGGCGAACAAGCCGGGTATACGCAGCAAACCTCAACGGTTAAAGCACCACTGGTTGCCACTATATACACCCCTCGTTATGTTAATGAAGGCGACCAAGGCGAGCTTAGTCTGCGCTTACATAATACGACAGGGGAAGAGCAGTCCTATGGCTACACACTGATTAGTGATGGTGGGATGCAATTCAGCCATGATCCAGCAATGCAAAATATTACCTTGGCTGCGGATCAGCGCGAAACGTTAACTTTCCCCTATACGGTAACGACAGGTAGCCATGATATTGATCTGACTGTAGATGTCAGTAGTGAACAACGCGATTATCGATTGAAGCGCCGTGTGAGTTTGCGGCCGTTGAGCTTGCCGCAACGTCAGCAGCGTTATATCGCCTTGGACGGTATGGTTGAAGAGCTTGTTAGCGTTGCAGATTCAGCAAAAATCAGCACCCAGCAACTGCCTTGGTCGAGCAATGAGTTAAGCGATGCGTTGACCGATTATCCGTATTATTGTAATGAGCAAATTAGTGCGAAAATTAGCGGTGCGCTATTAAATTTGGATGATCGTGAGTCGTTAAATGCGCTTATAGCACGTCTGCAAAACCGACAGAATTATGATGGCGGGTTTGATTTGTGGGGCTATAGTGGTAGTGAACTGCCTTTGAGTGTTTTTGTTACCGATATGCTCTGGCAAAGTGAAAAAGCGCTTGAACGGCAAAGTACGACGCTGACCCGATCCTTAGATTATTTGCAACTCTATACGCAAAGATCTAATGATAATGCCTTGATTGATAGCGATGTTGCTTACAGCCATTATGTGTTGGCGCGCGCGGATTATCCTAATCAGGGGTCGTTGATTCGCTATAGTGAGCAATTATCACGACCATTACCAGATACTGCGGCAAGCTATGAACTCGCTTTGGCGTTATTGGCCCATGGTGAGGAAAACCGTGCTTTAGCGGTATTGGGTGATGTGGCATCTGGTGTGGATGAAGCAAGTACACCATACTTCTTAAATTCGTTGAGCTATGGCCTGCGGACCTTGATGCGCTTATACGAGCTGACCGATCATCCGCAAATCCAAAGTAAGTCAAGTGTGCTTGATGAATTGCTTACTCGTCGCGAACAACTCGCTAGACAGTTAATGAGCGACCTTAATCGCTACTCATACTACGATACGCAAAGTATGGCTTGGATGGCGCAAATCAGTGCGTTGGTGCAAAAAAATCCGCTGGTGTGA
- a CDS encoding phage holin family protein — MKFLLNPLLIKHLLQLGLKAGSQNSKPKYILWRILAGLLLLIAVIFLLIGAHTWLISEYGALYAHLIFAAGFAGIAVLILIIVAIARYRHKRKSALQSSLDQVDDFTQQVKGQAQEMGAQIQKTLRDHQGKALLAAAIVGILLGRRK, encoded by the coding sequence ATGAAGTTCTTACTCAACCCATTGCTTATTAAGCACCTATTACAATTAGGCTTAAAAGCTGGTTCACAAAACAGTAAGCCTAAATATATACTTTGGCGCATCTTGGCCGGGTTACTGCTGTTAATAGCGGTTATATTTTTACTGATTGGCGCACACACTTGGTTAATCAGTGAGTATGGTGCGCTTTATGCCCACCTGATCTTTGCTGCTGGCTTTGCGGGTATCGCTGTGTTGATACTGATTATAGTCGCTATTGCACGATACCGTCATAAACGAAAAAGCGCGTTACAATCCTCTCTCGACCAAGTTGATGACTTTACTCAGCAAGTTAAAGGCCAAGCTCAAGAGATGGGGGCGCAGATACAAAAAACCTTGCGTGACCATCAAGGTAAAGCCTTGCTTGCCGCAGCGATTGTTGGCATTTTACTCGGTCGGCGCAAATAA
- a CDS encoding YqjD family protein codes for MDKRVEQLESEIKALRKDFSDISKSLKSLAEQKSDELESRAKQAWDELSAESQEYYAQARDYVNDGVDSLDQCIRDKPWQSLAVVAGIGFFIGFLTRR; via the coding sequence ATGGATAAACGTGTTGAACAACTCGAAAGCGAAATCAAAGCATTACGTAAAGATTTTTCAGACATCAGCAAGAGCTTAAAATCGCTCGCCGAACAGAAAAGTGATGAATTAGAATCACGCGCAAAACAAGCGTGGGATGAACTCAGCGCTGAAAGTCAGGAGTACTACGCACAAGCGCGCGATTACGTTAACGACGGTGTCGATTCACTCGATCAATGTATTCGCGACAAACCTTGGCAGAGTCTCGCCGTGGTTGCCGGGATTGGCTTCTTTATTGGCTTTTTAACCCGCCGATAA
- a CDS encoding DUF3429 domain-containing protein, protein MTTSPLANIDRYLGYAGLALMLVLAITSAASDQLWGRPTVDYFISYSALILSFLSGSLWGKAIYRDQAKEPVKLAIWSNSFMLFAFIALLLGLQWPGLGILLLLAGYLGQWFIEYRTYRGISRFAWYRSLRWQLTAGAMVAHVLAMLG, encoded by the coding sequence ATGACCACTTCTCCTTTAGCCAATATCGACCGTTATCTCGGCTACGCTGGATTAGCGCTGATGCTTGTCCTTGCTATCACTTCTGCAGCTAGTGACCAGTTATGGGGCCGCCCCACTGTAGATTACTTTATTAGCTACAGCGCACTGATACTGAGTTTTTTAAGTGGCAGTTTGTGGGGCAAAGCTATTTATCGTGATCAAGCGAAAGAGCCGGTTAAGTTAGCCATCTGGAGCAATAGCTTTATGCTCTTCGCCTTTATCGCGTTATTGTTGGGCCTGCAATGGCCAGGACTCGGCATTTTACTATTACTCGCCGGCTATTTAGGCCAGTGGTTTATTGAATACCGCACTTATCGTGGCATCAGCCGCTTTGCCTGGTATCGCAGCCTGCGTTGGCAATTGACTGCCGGCGCAATGGTTGCCCATGTACTTGCTATGCTGGGATAG